Proteins from a single region of Trypanosoma brucei brucei TREU927 chromosome 7, complete sequence:
- a CDS encoding protein kinase, putative (similar to GP:6048279: protein kinase {Trypanosoma brucei}), producing MSTRKEPPKVLKGAAYTECSPISDVSHHKASASKAFLENHYRGMLRDTRSGNTARPVGPRPREPCVDDFVLVKRIGKGAFGEVYLCYKKYDNDKQLYALKRMRKTDMIRKKQISHVRSEKDVMAEAASTNPWVVKLYLSFQDEQYLYMVMEYMPGGDMISWLCIKQRFDVESTRFYIAELCAAVASVHDMFFVHRDIKPDNILLDAKGHIKLTDFGLSKRFAKVGEELLDLEEGNDALCSSNSSANLSNTCGSTCQGPNSVPVVSPHNPHSPTANYNSLTPAGSHASAHPQARRIFESIVGSPGYIAPEILLRQRYGVNCDWWSVGVIMYEMLYGIPPFFSSDTSSTCHKITHWREYLTYPSDRGVPPEATDLLRRLMCDQRDRLDFQGVKEHPFFNDIDWERLRETPPAFVPELSDPLDTHYFPEVEDNTPQQHHQRPEERNAVREVDPRGVIFADYKFNLKR from the coding sequence ATGTCCACGCGGAAAGAGCCACCGAAGGTTCTTAAAGGCGCCGCCTATACGGAGTGCAGTCCCATATCTGATGTTTCTCATCACAAGGCTTCCGCAAGCAAGGCATTTCTGGAAAATCATTACCGTGGGATGTTGCGTGACACCCGAAGTGGAAACACCGCGCGCCCCGTTGGCCCTCGCCCGAGGGAACCATGTGTGGACGACTTTGTGCTCGTCAAACGCATCGGGAAGGGTGCTTTTGGTGAGGTGTACCTTTGCTATAAAAAATATGACAACGACAAACAGTTATATGCACTAAAGCGAATGCGCAAGACGGATATGATACGCAAGAAGCAGATTTCGCACGTTCGTTCGGAGAAGGATGTGATGGCCGAAGCGGCGTCCACAAATCCGTGGGTGGTGAAACTGTACCTCAGTTTCCAGGATGAACAATACTTATATATGGTGATGGAGTACATGCCAGGTGGTGATATGATCTCATGGTTGTGCATCAAACAGCGGTTTGACGTAGAGAGCACACGGTTTTATATTGCTGAGCTGTGCGCTGCGGTTGCAAGTGTTCATGACATGTTCTTCGTTCATCGTGATATCAAACCCGATAACATTCTTTTGGACGCCAAAGGGCACATCAAGCTAACTGACTTCGGGCTTTCCAAGCGTTTCGCAAAGGTAGGAGAGGAACTTCTTGACTTAGAGGAGGGCAACGACGCCTTGTGTAGTAGCAATAGCAGTGCAAACCTGTCAAATACCTGCGGTTCCACCTGCCAAGGGCCAAATTCCGTACCAGTCGTATCCCCCCACAACCCCCACTCACCCACTGCAAACTACAATAGTTTGACACCTGCCGGGTCTCATGCCTCCGCACATCCCCAGGCTCGTCGCATCTTTGAATCTATTGTTGGTAGTCCGGGTTACATCGCACCAGAGATTCTTCTGCGACAGCGATATGGTGTGAACTGTGATTGGTGGTCTGTTGGTGTTATCATGTATGAAATGCTTTACGGGATCCCACCCTTCTTTTCCAGTGACACGAGCTCCACCTGTCACAAAATAACACACTGGCGGGAGTACCTCACTTATCCATCAGATCGTGGCGTCCCACCGGAGGCGACAGATCTTTTGCGTCGCCTCATGTGTGATCAGCGGGATCGTCTTGACTTTCAGGGCGTGAAGGAACATCCTTTCTTTAATGATATTGATTGGGAGCGATTGCGAGAGACTCCTCCGGCATTTGTTCCTGAATTATCAGACCCACTCGACACGCATTATTTCCCTGAAGTAGAAGATAATACACCGCAGCAACATCATCAGCGACCGGAGGAACGCAACGCCGTCAGGGAAGTGGATCCGCGGGGCGTGATATTTGCAGACTACAAATTCAACCTCAAACGGTaa